A window of the Euzebya pacifica genome harbors these coding sequences:
- a CDS encoding IS30 family transposase — translation MVMSRAKGEKRWLRLPDEVRAEVIRRARAGQGRRQILEEVDISVGSFLNVLKPFGGVLRAELATDPSPHRLSLDDRVEIRLGIGRGETYQAIADRVGRHKSSVWREVDRNGGREAYRPMLAHKRAHEQARRAKPTKLASCAELAGLVEHGLRRLWSPQQIAADLKERFGDDESMTVSHETIYKSLYVQGRGELRRELTSCLRTGRAKRVPSGRSPRPRMHDMVMISERPAEVEDRAVPGHWEGDLIIGKDGKSAVGTLVERSTRYVMLMHLDGDRTAATVRDAMTTAITGLPEHLRRSITWDQGIEMAEHVQFTIDTDVPVYFCDPHSPWQRGSNENTNGLLRQYMPKGTDLSVHTPADLNDFAESLNTRPRQTLGWKTPAAQLAQLVAPTG, via the coding sequence ATGGTGATGTCGAGGGCCAAGGGTGAGAAGCGGTGGCTGCGGTTGCCTGATGAGGTGCGGGCGGAGGTGATCCGTCGGGCACGAGCCGGTCAGGGCCGCCGGCAGATCCTTGAGGAGGTCGACATCTCCGTGGGCAGCTTCCTCAACGTGCTCAAGCCGTTCGGTGGGGTGTTGCGGGCAGAGCTTGCGACTGATCCCTCACCGCACCGGTTGTCGCTTGATGATCGGGTGGAGATCCGGTTGGGGATCGGTCGGGGCGAGACCTATCAGGCCATCGCCGATCGGGTCGGCCGGCACAAGTCCTCGGTGTGGCGCGAGGTGGACCGCAACGGTGGCCGTGAGGCCTACCGGCCGATGCTTGCCCACAAGCGTGCCCACGAGCAGGCACGGCGGGCCAAGCCGACCAAGCTCGCCAGCTGCGCGGAGCTGGCCGGCCTCGTCGAGCACGGCCTGCGCAGACTGTGGTCGCCCCAGCAGATCGCGGCAGATCTCAAGGAGCGGTTCGGCGACGATGAGTCGATGACGGTGTCACACGAGACGATCTACAAGTCGCTGTACGTCCAGGGGCGGGGCGAGCTGCGACGCGAGCTGACGTCGTGCCTGCGGACCGGTCGGGCCAAGCGGGTCCCCTCCGGTCGGTCTCCCCGGCCACGCATGCACGACATGGTGATGATCAGCGAGCGGCCCGCGGAGGTGGAGGACCGTGCCGTGCCCGGTCACTGGGAGGGCGACCTGATCATCGGCAAGGACGGCAAGTCCGCGGTGGGCACCCTTGTGGAGCGCTCCACGCGCTACGTGATGCTGATGCACCTCGATGGCGACCGGACCGCCGCGACGGTGCGCGATGCCATGACCACCGCGATCACCGGGCTGCCCGAGCACCTGCGGCGGTCCATCACCTGGGACCAGGGCATCGAGATGGCCGAGCACGTCCAGTTCACCATCGACACCGACGTGCCCGTCTACTTCTGCGACCCCCACTCGCCCTGGCAACGCGGTTCCAACGAGAACACCAACGGGTTGCTGCGCCAGTACATGCCCAAGGGCACCGACCTGTCAGTCCACACCCCAGCGGACCTCAACGACTTCGCCGAGAGCCTCAACACCCGCCCCCGACAAACCCTCGGCTGGAAGACCCCAGCCGCCCAACTCGCCCAACTTGTTGCACCCACCGGTTGA
- a CDS encoding PhoX family protein has protein sequence MTHSTRRQALPLFGSWHSGTFSKCTSKCNDECHTAPSNPRAAAVDDFGAVAARMISRRNILKGGALAGMVLATASLDGLATERVAMAQDGTQIGFTPISASSADSVVVPEGYSWNTFLRWGDPIIKGTPGLTTDYSNLTVEQQEGAFGYNNDFVAFVPATRGGTESDEGLLVVNHEYTQGELMFASYDPDNPTEVQVNIEIAAHGASVVEVYREGGAMYYRRGGALNRRITGTTPMTMTGPAAGHAKLRTSTDPSGTEVMGTFNNCAGGKTPWGTILTAEENFNQYFGLPDGAAAPAEDDPVRVDHDRYGVAYEASGRKWERFVDRFDLSKEPNEPYRHGWIVEIDPYDPDFVPRKHTALGRFKHEGAETTVAPDGRLVAYLGDDERFDYLYKYVSNGTYSPDNTLEENMALLDDGTLYVATFSDDQTGQWIPLVHGQNGLTAENGFADQGDVLIRARAAGDTVGATPMDRPEDVQPDPNRPGYVYVACTNNTRRTEEVGVNAANPRLDNQWGHVIELVEAGNDVGATTFSWDFLLLCGDPEDDSTFFGGYDKSQVSPISAPDNLAFTPSGDLLVATDGQPGGLELNDAFHWVPLTGSERGHVQQFLSVPVGAEACGPEFTPDGQTLFCAVQHPGDGGTLAAPISQFPDPGRGARPAMISIWKTGGGVVGS, from the coding sequence ATGACGCACTCCACCCGCCGCCAGGCCCTGCCCCTCTTCGGCAGCTGGCACTCCGGCACCTTCAGCAAGTGCACCAGCAAGTGCAACGACGAATGCCACACGGCGCCGTCCAACCCCCGCGCCGCGGCGGTCGACGACTTCGGTGCGGTCGCTGCCCGCATGATCTCGCGGCGCAACATCCTCAAGGGCGGTGCCCTCGCCGGCATGGTCCTGGCCACCGCCAGCCTCGACGGCCTCGCCACCGAACGCGTTGCCATGGCGCAGGACGGCACGCAGATCGGCTTCACGCCGATCTCGGCGTCCAGCGCCGACAGCGTCGTCGTGCCCGAGGGCTACAGCTGGAACACCTTCCTGCGCTGGGGTGACCCCATCATCAAGGGCACCCCCGGCCTCACCACCGACTACTCCAACCTGACCGTGGAGCAGCAGGAGGGCGCGTTCGGCTACAACAACGACTTCGTCGCCTTCGTGCCGGCCACGCGGGGTGGGACCGAGTCCGACGAGGGCCTGCTGGTGGTCAACCACGAGTACACCCAGGGCGAGCTGATGTTCGCCTCCTACGACCCGGACAACCCCACCGAGGTCCAGGTCAACATCGAGATCGCCGCCCACGGCGCCTCGGTCGTCGAGGTCTACCGGGAGGGCGGGGCCATGTACTACCGCCGCGGCGGTGCGCTGAACCGGCGCATCACCGGCACCACGCCGATGACCATGACCGGCCCGGCCGCTGGCCACGCCAAGCTCCGGACCAGCACCGACCCGTCGGGCACCGAGGTCATGGGCACGTTCAACAACTGCGCGGGTGGCAAGACCCCGTGGGGCACGATCCTGACCGCCGAGGAGAACTTCAACCAGTACTTCGGCCTGCCCGACGGTGCCGCGGCGCCGGCCGAGGACGACCCCGTGCGTGTCGACCACGACCGCTACGGCGTGGCCTACGAGGCGTCGGGTCGCAAGTGGGAGCGGTTCGTCGACCGCTTCGACCTGTCCAAGGAGCCCAACGAGCCCTACCGCCACGGGTGGATCGTCGAGATCGACCCCTACGACCCCGACTTCGTGCCGCGCAAGCACACGGCGCTGGGGCGCTTCAAGCACGAGGGTGCCGAGACCACCGTCGCCCCCGACGGCCGCCTGGTCGCCTACCTCGGTGACGACGAGCGGTTCGACTACCTCTACAAGTACGTGTCCAACGGCACCTACTCCCCCGACAACACGTTGGAGGAGAACATGGCGCTGCTGGACGACGGCACGCTGTACGTCGCGACGTTCAGCGACGACCAGACCGGTCAGTGGATCCCGCTCGTGCACGGCCAGAACGGCCTGACCGCCGAGAACGGGTTCGCCGACCAGGGCGACGTGCTGATCCGCGCACGCGCTGCCGGCGACACCGTCGGGGCAACCCCGATGGACCGTCCCGAGGACGTCCAGCCGGACCCGAACCGTCCCGGGTACGTCTACGTGGCCTGCACCAACAACACCCGTCGCACCGAGGAAGTCGGCGTCAACGCCGCCAACCCGCGGCTGGACAACCAGTGGGGCCACGTCATCGAGCTGGTCGAGGCCGGCAACGACGTCGGTGCGACCACCTTCAGCTGGGACTTCCTGCTGCTCTGCGGTGACCCCGAGGACGACTCGACCTTCTTCGGTGGGTACGACAAGTCCCAGGTCTCGCCGATCTCGGCCCCCGACAACCTGGCGTTCACGCCCTCCGGGGACCTGCTGGTGGCCACCGACGGCCAGCCCGGTGGGCTGGAGCTCAACGACGCCTTCCACTGGGTGCCGTTGACCGGGTCCGAGCGCGGCCACGTGCAGCAGTTCCTGTCGGTGCCGGTCGGTGCCGAGGCCTGCGGTCCGGAGTTCACCCCCGACGGCCAGACCCTGTTCTGCGCGGTCCAGCACCCCGGTGACGGCGGCACGCTGGCCGCACCCATCAGCCAGTTCCCCGATCCCGGCCGCGGCGCCCGCCCGGCCATGATCTCGATCTGGAAGACCGGCGGCGGCGTCGTCGGCTCCTAG
- a CDS encoding esterase-like activity of phytase family protein, translating into MPIRLRILAILAIAALGLSLLPSAVATAQGVADLDGGSPVADAIALSQYAYPDGATDVALARDDESADALSSGFAQGVIDGPLLLTATGSLDAATESEIDRLGATTVHVFGGVDAVSQAVEDALTAQGLTVVRYEGATRLETALDTYAELGASATTAVLARAFGVEGNPTAQFADSIAGGALASALGHPVLLTETGMLSDSTKAAIEASPIDTILVLGGTAAISDATVADLRGLGVAVTRLEGPERTTTASAIAGYLANAPGTDVTTVVLVDGFDEFGWASGFAAAGAAADGDTVVLLVNGDMVPEATRAWLDANPAAGVVCGPNVSDIACAAAGGEGRRYFTHTATYDVTANGNVSAEIIDYWAGGDMLVFTDSPNESLGMIDIATPAAPTGGGTIDLGGEPTSVAILGDLALVGVNTSPDFVNPSGELRVIDLTDATTVATIDLGGQPDSVAISPDGTYAAIAIENERDEDANDGLIPQAPGGKLVVVDTSDDDPTAWTATDVDLTGLADVAPSDPEVEYVDINDDNVAAVSMQENNHFAIVDLPTGTVTEDFSMGEVTLEDVDATEEAIGPQESGDLQPTETITRRREADAVSWIDDDSFASANEGDYADADGVEGGSRSWTIFNIDGTVEYEAGNSLEHQLIAAGHYPEARSANKGVEPEGAETGTYDDTTHVFIGAERANAVGVYTLDDAGAVTPLQTLPTGIGPEGLKAIPDEGLFVVAAETNLAAEEEEVGLPTSIVTIYTHGASAPTYPMLTSTEVDGVPTPWTAMSGLAGSAEGDMLHGVSDSILGVGYIYPIDASGDAGLITGRIPVTGASFNLDLEGIAIAPEGGFWLASEGRYTDDGEERPNALVLTDATGAVQAEYDLPAALVEQATSSGFEGVAIGTDESGSTEYVYAVVQREWADDEDNTVKIARLDPTDGTWAFATYEKAEPESANGGWVGLSEITALSDGTFAIVERDNQLGGFAAIKRVTTVDLAAATFVAYGQPLQAVPVTPALDLLDELEDASIVTPDKLEGLGITGNGHVWIATDNDGLDDAIGQTLFMDLGTEDTVFGQG; encoded by the coding sequence ATGCCAATCCGACTCCGAATCCTCGCGATCCTCGCGATCGCTGCGCTGGGGCTGTCGTTGCTGCCGAGCGCAGTGGCCACCGCGCAGGGCGTTGCCGACCTCGACGGTGGCTCCCCCGTCGCCGATGCCATCGCCCTGAGCCAGTACGCCTACCCCGACGGTGCCACCGACGTCGCGCTGGCCCGAGACGACGAGTCCGCTGACGCGTTGTCCTCCGGCTTCGCCCAGGGCGTCATCGACGGTCCGCTGCTGCTGACCGCAACCGGATCGCTCGACGCGGCCACCGAGTCGGAGATCGACCGCCTCGGCGCGACCACCGTGCACGTCTTCGGTGGCGTCGACGCGGTGTCGCAGGCCGTCGAGGACGCGTTGACCGCGCAGGGCCTGACCGTCGTCCGCTACGAGGGCGCGACCCGCCTCGAGACGGCGCTGGACACCTACGCCGAGCTCGGCGCCAGCGCCACCACGGCGGTGCTTGCCCGTGCCTTCGGGGTGGAGGGCAACCCCACCGCACAGTTCGCCGACTCCATCGCCGGTGGCGCGCTGGCCTCGGCCCTGGGTCACCCGGTGTTGCTGACCGAGACCGGCATGCTGTCGGACTCGACCAAGGCCGCCATCGAGGCCAGCCCGATCGACACGATCCTCGTGCTGGGCGGGACCGCCGCGATCAGCGACGCGACCGTCGCCGACCTGCGCGGCCTGGGTGTCGCCGTCACCCGCCTCGAGGGCCCGGAGCGGACCACCACCGCTTCGGCCATCGCCGGGTACCTCGCGAACGCTCCCGGCACCGACGTCACGACCGTCGTCCTCGTCGACGGCTTCGACGAGTTCGGCTGGGCCAGCGGGTTCGCCGCAGCCGGCGCGGCAGCCGACGGGGACACCGTCGTCCTGCTCGTCAACGGCGACATGGTCCCCGAGGCCACGCGGGCCTGGCTGGACGCCAACCCCGCCGCCGGCGTCGTCTGTGGCCCGAACGTCTCCGACATCGCCTGCGCCGCCGCCGGTGGCGAGGGGCGCCGCTACTTCACCCACACCGCCACCTACGACGTGACCGCCAACGGCAACGTCTCCGCAGAGATCATCGACTACTGGGCCGGCGGCGACATGCTGGTCTTCACCGACTCGCCCAACGAGTCGCTGGGCATGATCGACATCGCCACCCCTGCGGCCCCCACCGGCGGCGGCACGATCGACCTGGGCGGCGAGCCGACCAGCGTGGCGATCCTCGGCGACCTGGCCCTCGTCGGGGTCAACACCAGCCCCGACTTCGTCAACCCCTCCGGTGAGCTGCGGGTCATCGACCTGACCGACGCCACCACCGTCGCCACCATCGACCTGGGCGGCCAGCCCGACTCGGTCGCGATCTCCCCCGACGGCACGTACGCCGCGATCGCCATCGAGAACGAGCGCGACGAGGACGCCAACGACGGCCTGATCCCGCAGGCCCCCGGCGGCAAGCTCGTCGTCGTCGACACCAGCGACGACGACCCGACCGCCTGGACGGCCACCGACGTCGACCTGACCGGCCTGGCCGACGTCGCCCCCAGCGACCCCGAGGTCGAGTACGTCGACATCAACGACGACAACGTGGCTGCGGTCTCCATGCAGGAGAACAACCACTTCGCCATCGTCGACCTGCCCACCGGCACGGTGACCGAGGACTTCTCCATGGGTGAGGTCACCCTCGAGGACGTCGACGCCACGGAAGAGGCGATCGGACCACAGGAGAGCGGCGACCTGCAGCCGACCGAGACCATCACGCGTCGTCGTGAGGCCGACGCCGTCAGCTGGATCGACGACGACTCCTTCGCCTCGGCCAACGAGGGCGACTACGCCGACGCCGACGGCGTCGAGGGCGGCAGCCGCAGTTGGACGATCTTCAACATCGACGGCACCGTGGAGTACGAGGCCGGCAACAGCCTCGAGCACCAGCTGATCGCCGCCGGCCACTACCCCGAGGCCCGTTCCGCCAACAAGGGCGTCGAGCCCGAGGGTGCGGAGACCGGGACCTACGACGACACCACCCACGTCTTCATCGGTGCCGAGCGGGCCAACGCCGTCGGGGTCTACACCCTGGACGACGCAGGTGCCGTCACGCCCCTGCAGACGCTCCCCACCGGCATCGGCCCCGAGGGCCTCAAGGCCATCCCCGACGAGGGCCTGTTCGTCGTCGCCGCCGAGACCAACCTGGCGGCAGAAGAAGAAGAGGTCGGCCTGCCCACCTCCATCGTCACCATCTACACCCACGGGGCGTCCGCGCCCACCTACCCGATGCTGACCAGCACCGAGGTGGACGGGGTCCCCACGCCCTGGACGGCCATGTCCGGCCTCGCCGGATCCGCCGAGGGCGACATGCTCCACGGCGTCAGCGACTCCATCCTGGGGGTCGGCTACATCTACCCGATCGACGCCTCCGGTGACGCCGGCCTGATCACCGGGCGCATCCCGGTGACGGGTGCCTCGTTCAACCTCGACCTCGAGGGCATCGCGATCGCACCCGAGGGCGGCTTCTGGCTGGCGTCGGAGGGTCGCTACACCGACGACGGCGAGGAGCGACCCAACGCCCTCGTGCTGACCGACGCCACCGGTGCGGTCCAGGCCGAGTACGACCTGCCTGCCGCCCTCGTCGAACAGGCCACCTCCAGCGGGTTCGAGGGCGTCGCCATCGGCACCGACGAGTCCGGCTCCACGGAGTACGTCTACGCCGTCGTCCAGCGCGAGTGGGCCGACGACGAGGACAACACCGTGAAGATCGCCCGCCTCGACCCGACCGACGGCACCTGGGCGTTCGCGACCTACGAGAAGGCCGAGCCCGAGTCCGCCAACGGTGGCTGGGTCGGACTGTCGGAGATCACCGCCCTGTCCGACGGCACCTTCGCCATCGTCGAGCGGGACAACCAGCTGGGTGGCTTCGCGGCCATCAAGCGAGTCACCACCGTCGACCTGGCCGCCGCGACCTTCGTGGCGTACGGCCAGCCGCTGCAGGCGGTCCCCGTCACCCCGGCGCTGGACCTGCTGGACGAGCTCGAGGACGCCTCGATCGTGACCCCCGACAAGCTCGAGGGCCTCGGCATCACCGGCAACGGCCACGTGTGGATCGCCACCGACAACGACGGCCTCGACGACGCCATCGGCCAGACCCTCTTCATGGACCTGGGCACCGAGGACACCGTCTTCGGCCAGGGCTGA
- a CDS encoding class F sortase: MADTAGPVPTRPGRIRLLGAAALLLAGAMSVAAGVHGAEPPRAAGPGGAVTSPDIARVEAPPLPLLDGLGLAGRGPAVGPAADDVPMPRPAPDWGPPINDGQVADPVGIRIPAIGVDAQVVALGVDEAGALEVPTDFATTGWWQGGAEPGERGAAVVVGHVDSFEGPAVFFDLGRVDRGDRIIIDRADGTSAVFAVRSSMAPSKERFPTEAVYGPTNRPELRLITCHGDLVDGSYDHNLIIFADFLA; the protein is encoded by the coding sequence GTGGCCGACACGGCGGGCCCCGTCCCGACCCGACCCGGTCGCATCCGGCTCCTGGGTGCGGCCGCGTTGCTGCTGGCCGGTGCGATGAGCGTGGCCGCCGGCGTGCACGGTGCCGAACCACCACGCGCGGCCGGACCGGGTGGCGCGGTCACCTCACCCGACATCGCCCGCGTCGAGGCCCCACCCCTGCCCCTTCTGGACGGACTCGGGCTGGCCGGCCGGGGCCCGGCCGTCGGCCCAGCGGCGGACGACGTCCCCATGCCGCGGCCGGCGCCCGACTGGGGGCCGCCGATCAACGACGGGCAGGTGGCCGACCCCGTGGGGATCCGCATCCCCGCCATCGGGGTCGATGCGCAGGTCGTGGCGCTCGGGGTGGACGAGGCCGGTGCCCTCGAGGTCCCCACCGACTTCGCCACCACCGGCTGGTGGCAGGGTGGGGCCGAACCCGGGGAGCGCGGCGCCGCGGTCGTGGTCGGCCACGTCGACTCCTTCGAGGGGCCGGCGGTGTTCTTCGACCTCGGTCGGGTCGACCGCGGGGACCGGATCATCATCGACCGGGCCGACGGCACCTCGGCCGTCTTCGCGGTTCGCAGCTCGATGGCGCCCAGCAAGGAACGGTTCCCGACCGAGGCGGTCTACGGGCCGACCAACCGTCCCGAGCTGCGGTTGATCACCTGCCACGGCGACCTCGTCGACGGCAGCTACGACCACAACCTGATCATCTTCGCCGACTTCCTGGCGTGA
- a CDS encoding DUF5995 family protein, producing the protein MRRSQRVTMALVVALMLPLVPGTASAATPPLLNWGELVPGFTPGIDTSSANECTNGSHRCVESIIRKMNRDLRKLARTCDHNAIFQLGYTRTTEAYYESSQIPGFYDDVPWMHHYDSVFASYYTQPQQDWTKGNVSDVAPAWREAFSAADGQELPAVGNFLMGMNAHINRDLPFVIADIGLTDEDGNSRKPDHERVNEFLNNVADDMGPEIVARFDPTFDTNSSDDLLTGFTVAQVIQEWRERAWHNATLMTYGDPLIAELVRQGIERGSTLLAAMIRDGMAYDDDADRDARNAHCAEHGQDYDGFDGTYFDDDEFSLVMLEMDEPDAPDVLGISTLPLPTLSLSALRLLGINVSVDIRYGVSVTLR; encoded by the coding sequence ATGCGGCGTAGCCAACGCGTGACGATGGCCTTGGTGGTGGCGCTGATGCTGCCGCTCGTGCCCGGTACCGCGTCGGCGGCGACCCCACCCCTCCTCAACTGGGGTGAGCTCGTGCCCGGGTTCACCCCCGGGATCGACACGTCCAGCGCCAACGAGTGCACCAACGGCAGCCACCGCTGTGTGGAGTCGATCATCCGCAAGATGAACCGCGACCTGCGCAAGCTGGCCCGCACCTGCGACCACAACGCCATCTTCCAGCTGGGGTACACCCGCACCACGGAGGCCTACTACGAGTCCTCGCAGATCCCGGGCTTCTACGACGATGTCCCCTGGATGCACCACTACGATTCGGTGTTCGCCAGCTACTACACCCAGCCGCAGCAGGACTGGACGAAGGGCAACGTCAGCGATGTGGCCCCGGCCTGGCGCGAGGCGTTCTCCGCCGCCGATGGCCAGGAGCTGCCGGCTGTCGGCAACTTCCTCATGGGCATGAACGCCCACATCAACCGTGACCTCCCGTTCGTGATCGCCGACATCGGCCTCACCGACGAGGACGGGAACTCCCGCAAGCCCGATCACGAACGCGTCAACGAGTTCCTCAACAACGTCGCCGACGACATGGGCCCCGAGATCGTCGCTCGGTTCGACCCCACCTTCGACACCAACTCCAGCGACGACCTCCTGACCGGCTTCACCGTCGCGCAGGTGATCCAGGAGTGGCGCGAACGGGCATGGCACAACGCGACCCTGATGACCTACGGCGACCCGCTGATCGCCGAGCTGGTGCGTCAGGGAATCGAGCGCGGGTCGACGTTGCTGGCCGCGATGATCCGCGACGGCATGGCCTATGACGACGACGCCGATCGGGATGCCCGCAACGCCCACTGCGCCGAACACGGCCAGGACTACGACGGCTTCGACGGCACCTACTTCGACGACGACGAGTTCAGCCTCGTGATGCTCGAGATGGACGAGCCGGACGCCCCGGACGTCCTCGGCATCAGCACCCTGCCGTTGCCCACGCTGAGCCTGTCGGCCCTGCGCCTGCTCGGCATCAACGTCAGCGTCGACATCCGCTACGGAGTCTCCGTCACCCTGCGCTGA
- a CDS encoding lysylphosphatidylglycerol synthase domain-containing protein produces the protein MSDSPEPSSAARRPGGWRGAVRVLYLVVVVAAFVVAVVARREEIGDQLALTDPVPLTASIVAGLLGVGVSGLVWRRMLHGLGSSLTLRPAVRVFFLAQIGKYLPGSLWPVLAQAELGRDHGVPRRSAVAGQTLFMWVHLVTGVALGVPTMAVTGQLPVWTAPLGLLVLVLLLPGPLTTVIDWLLTKARRTPLPARPDGRDMAIAVAWAVVMWVLYGLHIHWLVDAFEFSAPGIGPVLVAIGAFAAAWSAGFVFLIAPAGAGAREVVLVAALDTVTAADTALTVVLLSRLVLTLADGAWALAAAWIGRRRVTDRVS, from the coding sequence GTGTCCGATTCCCCCGAGCCGTCCTCCGCTGCACGCCGCCCCGGCGGCTGGCGTGGTGCCGTCCGTGTCCTGTATCTGGTCGTGGTCGTGGCGGCGTTCGTGGTGGCGGTCGTGGCACGCCGGGAGGAGATCGGCGACCAGCTGGCCCTGACCGACCCGGTGCCGCTGACCGCGTCGATCGTCGCCGGCCTGCTGGGGGTCGGGGTCAGCGGCCTGGTGTGGCGTCGCATGCTGCACGGCCTCGGGTCGTCGTTGACCCTGCGCCCGGCCGTCCGGGTGTTCTTCCTCGCCCAGATCGGCAAGTACCTGCCGGGCAGCCTGTGGCCGGTGCTGGCCCAGGCCGAGCTGGGTCGCGACCACGGGGTGCCGCGCCGCAGCGCCGTGGCAGGACAGACCCTCTTCATGTGGGTGCACCTGGTCACCGGCGTGGCGCTCGGCGTGCCGACGATGGCGGTGACCGGTCAGCTGCCGGTGTGGACGGCGCCGCTGGGCCTGCTCGTCCTCGTGCTGCTGCTGCCGGGACCGTTGACGACGGTCATCGACTGGCTGCTGACCAAGGCAAGGCGGACCCCCCTGCCGGCTCGCCCCGACGGCCGCGACATGGCCATCGCCGTCGCGTGGGCCGTCGTCATGTGGGTGCTGTACGGGCTGCACATCCACTGGCTCGTCGACGCGTTCGAGTTCTCCGCCCCGGGGATCGGGCCGGTGCTGGTGGCCATCGGCGCCTTCGCGGCGGCGTGGTCGGCCGGGTTCGTGTTCCTGATCGCTCCGGCGGGGGCGGGCGCGCGCGAGGTCGTGCTGGTCGCGGCGCTGGACACGGTCACCGCGGCGGACACGGCGCTGACCGTCGTGCTGCTCAGCCGCCTGGTGCTCACCCTGGCCGACGGCGCGTGGGCGCTCGCCGCCGCGTGGATCGGTCGGCGTCGGGTGACCGACCGGGTCTCCTGA
- a CDS encoding DUF2721 domain-containing protein, which translates to MDLTTPALLFPAISLLLLAYTSRFVVLTNVIRQLAAMPDAPPDLVARQIDNLGGRLRIIKWMQGLGVASFICCSLSMLFLFLGSRTAGHWAFGISLGLLVASLVCSLLEVQRSTHAIEVEIQAFRDRTTQP; encoded by the coding sequence ATGGACCTGACCACCCCGGCGTTGCTGTTCCCCGCCATCTCGTTGTTGCTGCTGGCCTACACCAGTCGGTTCGTCGTGCTGACCAACGTCATCCGCCAGCTGGCGGCGATGCCGGATGCACCGCCGGACCTCGTCGCCCGACAGATCGACAACCTGGGCGGTCGGCTCCGCATCATCAAGTGGATGCAGGGGCTGGGCGTGGCCAGCTTCATCTGCTGCTCCCTCTCGATGTTGTTCCTGTTCCTGGGCTCCCGGACGGCCGGCCACTGGGCCTTCGGCATCAGCCTGGGCCTGCTCGTCGCGTCACTGGTGTGCTCGCTGCTGGAGGTCCAGCGGTCGACCCACGCGATCGAGGTCGAGATCCAGGCCTTCCGCGACCGGACGACCCAGCCCTGA
- a CDS encoding class I SAM-dependent methyltransferase: MSTSTPAPETPDIVIGNHHNKYGGGNPLIQYLTKRFLAALDELLDGVAAEGPITRVLEVGCGEGEIADRLRARFPEATVTALDLPDAGLRQDWQGRDHQVGFLHGDAHGLPFADNTFDLVLAVEVCEHLTDPDAGLREMARVSGRHLVLSVPREPLFRMGNFFTGRHVKDFGNTPGHLNHWGSPAFLRFVSQVGAVADIRQPLPWTALRARVDAI, encoded by the coding sequence GTGAGCACCAGCACCCCTGCGCCCGAGACGCCCGACATCGTCATCGGCAACCACCACAACAAGTACGGCGGCGGCAACCCGCTGATCCAGTACCTCACCAAGCGTTTCCTCGCGGCGCTCGACGAGCTGCTCGACGGCGTCGCGGCCGAGGGACCGATCACCCGTGTGCTCGAGGTCGGCTGCGGCGAGGGCGAGATCGCCGATCGCCTGCGCGCCCGCTTCCCCGAGGCGACGGTGACCGCGCTGGACCTGCCCGACGCCGGGCTGCGCCAGGACTGGCAGGGCCGCGATCACCAGGTCGGGTTCCTCCACGGCGACGCCCACGGCCTGCCGTTCGCCGACAACACCTTCGACCTGGTCCTGGCGGTGGAGGTGTGCGAGCACCTGACCGACCCGGATGCGGGTTTGAGGGAGATGGCTCGCGTGTCGGGGCGCCACCTCGTGCTCAGCGTCCCCCGCGAGCCGTTGTTCCGCATGGGCAACTTCTTCACCGGCCGCCACGTCAAGGACTTCGGCAACACCCCGGGGCACCTCAACCACTGGGGCTCGCCGGCGTTCCTGCGCTTCGTGTCGCAGGTCGGCGCGGTCGCCGACATCCGCCAGCCCCTCCCCTGGACGGCCCTCCGCGCACGCGTCGACGCCATCTGA